The Arcobacter porcinus sequence AACTAAACAATATTTGAGCAAAAAAATCTAAACTATTTGTAAGCTTTATATATGATATAAATCCTATTGAAGGCGGTGCTATTAAGATAAACATTGTTGGCATAAATTTAGCTGCAAAAGGTTGATGAAACATTATTCTATTTAATATAATTGAAAATAAAACTAACCAAAAAAACAATCCTATTGAAAAATAAAATATTAATATTTGATTGTTAAAAAAGTTTACTCCAGCAATAGGAATAATTAAGTTACCAACTATTGGAATAAACCAAGCTGGATTTGAATGTACTATTTCTAAACTATTATTTATCCAAAATCTAATTGTATAATAAGTGAAATATATGTGAAAAAGAGCTCCAAAATAGAATAATATTTTAGAAGTATCTATATCATACTCTCTAAATGATGCTGATAAAATCAATATTGATATTGAAAAAGCAGCAAAAAAGTTTATTCTTATTGGATGTTTTAACTCTTTTTTGACCTCTTCTTTATAAAAGATAATTTTAAGAAGATAACTTATAGCTATAATTGAAAATAACACAGTAGTTAGAAGCAAACTAATTTTTGAAAAATAACTTGAAAAATTTGAAATTAAACTAAGTTTTTGAAAAACTAAAGTTAATCCACCCATTCCCATAACTATTGCAAACATCATTATTGGAAAAAACTGTAATCTATTTGAAGGAATTGACTTAATTCTCTCTTGTTGCATTTATAAATCCTATTTTTGATAATATTCTTTTATTTTAATTGGAGTTTAATTTTGATAAAAAGTAAAAAAATGATAAATTTAAAAGATGAAAACATTTCATATGTTTTAAACAATGAAACAATCAGGCTATTAAATTTTAATCAAAATAGTATGTTTTTAGAAGTTGCAATATTCAATAAAGATACTTTTATAAGAAATAGTAAAATACCTTTTGCACAATTACCAAAAAAACTAAAAGCAAAATTAAATCCTAAATGACGATTATATCATTTAAGATTTAAAAATAGTATAATTTTACATAAGTAAAAGTTATATAAGTAAGATTAGATTTTTTTATACTCTATTTGTAATTCTTTATATAAACTATCAAAGTTTACACTTTCTAGATTTTTAAGAAGTTCAAGCATTACAACATTATCTTCTTTTTCATTCCAATTTTTTATATAAGTTCCTTCTTTATAACCATTGTCTTGTCTAAATTGATTTAAACAATTTTTTCCAATATATAGTTTTTGTAACCATACAAAAGATAATCCAGCTCTTTTACAAACTATAAAGAATTGTTCTAAGAATCTCTCTATTCCACTAAAACTTGGCATATTCTTTGTACTTATTGCAAGTGCCAAGTAAGATAGTTTTTCAACCTCTTTTATAAGAATTTTTATATCAATTTCTTGATTCGCCTCATATATACAATGAGAACTTGCTAATGATACAGCTTTAGGAACATTTGTTTCTTGAAGAATATATGACATTAAAAAATGCCAAATATCAACTAATTCAACTTGAATATTATTATAATCAGGCTCAGCATTTATACTTTTCCAGTGTTTCCATGGAGTTGAATCAATCAACTCAGCTGCTTCCATATGAATACATCTAAGCCAATCTATCTCTTTATTAAATTTATTTACACCTAATTCCCAATTATTACCGTTTGTTGAATCATTTAATTTTTTTTGTAACAGAAACATCTCTTCTAGTTTTGAAGGAAAAGAAGAAGCCTCTTCCAATAACGAAGCTAAAGGAATACAATCATCTATTAAACTATTTAAAACGCTATCAGAAGAAACTCCTCTTTCATAAGTTTTTAAAGTATGTAAAATCAAAGTTACATAATATGGAACTTCATCTTTATTTTCCCATGCTAAAGCATCATTATGATCTATTTTTGTAAAATTCAAAAACTCTTCGAGTGATGAAAAACCAATACTTTTTATAGCTATTTTAAACTCTCTAAATGACAAAACTAACTCCTACTTTCAAAATTCTTTTTTACAAACAAATTACAATCATCTTGACTACTATTTTTTACAACAATACTTGGAAGAACTTGTGATTTAAATCCATATGCTTTACATCCATGTGGTTTATTTTGTTCCCAAGTTACAAAATAGTGAATACACTTTTGACAAACAACTCTTTTTTGCAAATCAAACCTCTACTTTACTCTGTATTGCTTTTGAAAGTGATAATAAGTCTACATTTTCAAGACTAACTCCTGTTGGAACACCTTGTGCTATTTTTGTAAATCTTATATCATATCCTTTTAGCTTATCTTCAATATAAAGAATAAAAGCATCATTTGCAATAGAAGGTGTTATAGCAAAAAGAATGTTTTTTACACTATTGTCTTTGATAAATTCATGAAGTTTTAATATCGCACTTTGCTCTAGTTCATCAATTACAAAATATTTTCCATCAAACTCTTTTGAATCTTCTATAACAAAAATATCTTTTGCACTTTGAACAATACAAAGTTTAGTAGAATCTCTACTATCATCTAAACAATATTCACAAATCTCATTTTCACTAATACTTGAACACTTTTTACATTTTTTTATAGTTCTTAAAGCATTCTCTATACTATGTGAAAGTTTAATACCGCAATAGTTATCATTCATAACAATATGATATGCAAGCCTCAATGCCGATTTCTTACCAATTGTTGGTAAAGCTTCAAAAGCTTCTACTAGTTCATAAAATTTTTCTAATCCTCTGTTCATTTTGCGATTATATCAAATTTATAATAAATCTTTTAGATAAACTTCTCTTTATTCTCTTTTAGATAAAATATTTGCTTTAAAAAAATATACTTATTTTATGGAGATTTAAAATTGATTGAAATTGATTATTATGAACTATTAGAAGTTCAAAAAACATCTGATAAAACAACTATAAAAAAAGCATATAGAAAACTTGCTATGCAATATCATCCTGATAAAAATCCAGACAATAAAGAAGCTGAAGAGAAATTTAAAGCTATAAATGAAGCTTATCAAGTTTTAAGCGATGATGAAAAAAGATCTATTTATGATAGGTATGGAAAAGCTGGACTTGAAGGTCAAGGTGCTTCAAGAGGTGGATTTGGTGGTTTTGATGATTTAGGTTCAATATTTGAAGAGATGTTTGGTTTTGGTGGAAGAAGTCACAGTAAAAAAGAGAGAAAAACATATAACTATAATCTTGATACAGCAATTGAAGTAAAACTAGAGTTTAATGAAGCAATTTTTGGTTGTAATAAAGAGATAAAGTATAAATATAAAACTGCTTGTAAGCCTTGTAAAGGTACAGGTGCGAAAGATGGAAAACTAGAAAATTGTAAAACTTGTGGTGGAGTTGGTCAAGTTCACTCAAGACAAGGTTTTATGACATTTGCACAAACTTGTCCACATTGTGAAGGAAGTGGAAAAGCAGCTGCTAGTTCTTGTAACTCTTGTAGAGGTTTAGGTTATGAAGAGATACAAGATAGCTTTAAAGTTGATATTCCTGAAGGTGTAAATGATGGAATGAGAATTAGAGTTAGCAATAAAGGAAATATTGCACCAAATGGGGAAAGAGGAGATTTATATCTTCAAACAAAAGTAAAAGAAGATAGTCATTTTGTAAGACATGATGATGATATATATTATGAGGCTCCTATATTTTTCACTCAAGTAGCTCTTGGTGCTAAAATTAAAATTCCTAGTCTAAGAGGTGAGCTAGAGCTTGAAATACCAAAAAATGCTCAAGATAAACAGCAGTTTACTTTTAGAAATGAAGGTGTAAAAAATGTTCAAGGCTATGGAAAAGGAGATCTGATTGTTCAAATAAAAATTGAATATCCAAAATCTTTAAACAGTGAACAAAAAGAACTTTTAACAAAACTTCAAGAGAGTTTCGGAGTGGAAAGCACTCCACATACAACTAAATTTGAAGGAATGTTTGATAAAATCAAAAATTGGTTTAATTAAATTTTAAAACAACAAGGAGTATAAAATGAAATTTGAATACGTTGGATTTAAAGCACAAATCAGTCATCAAGGGGTTTCTTTTAAAAAAGGAAAAGATGATAAATATATATATTTACCATTTGTTTATGAGATATTAGAAGCTATAAATCATAATTATGATTCAAATAAAAGTCATTCATCAAATATTAAAATAGATTCATCAAATATAGATAAACTTTATAATAAAGCACTAAATTACTATCCAAATTTAGCTCATGATATAAATAAAAAACTTGAAGAGTTTAAGATTAAATTAGATGAAGAGATAGAAGATATAAAAAACAATAAGTTTTTAAATGAATTAGATAAAAAAGCATATATTACAAATTTAGATATTATGAGAGATTATAAAGTAAAAAGAGCAAAAAATAAGATTTTTTACTACTATTGTGTTTATGCTATTGCTAATAAAATTAAAGAGAAAAAACTAAAAGAGCTAGATATTCCTTTTAATGAAAAGTTCTGGCATGTTTTAAAAACATTGCAAGGTGTTTTAAGTAGAGAAAAAATAAATAGTGATATAAAAGCTATTTATAATGACAATAACTTAAGATTAAAGCTTACAACTTCTTTGTAAGCTTTAATTACAATCCTCTTTTTTAGATAAGAACTTCAACTCATCACAAGAAAACCCAGCTTCTTTCCGCATCTCAAAATTTATATCCATTTTTCTTTTTGTACTTCCAGGAAAAACTCTTTCAATAGCTTCAAAATATGTTTTTTCAGGTTCTAGAGACAATCTTTCACACTCATATTTAAACCAATTATCACCTTTTTTTACATGTTCAATCTCTTCTTCTAAAATTACTTCCAAAGCTTTTATAATCTTTTTATTAAAAACATCATTGTTTGAATTGAGTTTTTGCATAATTTTTGGGTTTTGATCAAGCCCATTTGCTTCAAGATATCTTGGTACACAAGCCATTCTACTTAAGAAATCTGGAGTTTTTTCCATAGCTTCAAATAAATTTTTATGAACTTCAAATTCTCCATAATATCCTCCTAATTCTTTTAAAAGTTCTTCCAGCATTAAAAAATGTCTTATCTCATCATCTGCAACTTCTAGCCAATCTTTATAATATTTATGTGGAAGATTTATAAATCTATATGCTGCATCTAAAGCTAAATCAATAGCACTATACTCAATATGTAAAATAGTATGAAGTAGATATTTTTTTCCTAAATCTGTATTGAAGTTTTTTATTTCTGGAAGTTCTGTTGGTTTTTTTACATTTAAAAAAGAGATATATGATGGTTCTTTTTGCTCTTTTATCTCATATTTTTCCTCAAATATTATTTTATTGCTATTAAAATTATTATAAAGAATTCTGAACTTATCTATCTTAACAGTGGGATTTGTACAAAATAATACCTCTTCTAAACTTTTGAAAAATAACATTTTAAACCTTTTTTTGATATAATGGACAAATTTTATCTATTAAGGATTGAAATGCAGATTAAATATCATCCTATGGGTGACTATGGAACAAATTGTTATATAGTTACTATTGATAACAAAGATATAATTATTGATCCAGGTGTTGGAGCAAGTGCTTGGGTAAAGAAAAATGTTACAAATCCTATTGCAATTTTAAACACTCATGGTCATTTTGATCATATTTGGTCAAATCAAGAGCTAAAAGAGTTTTTTAATATTAAATTATATACTCCAAAAGATGATGAGTTTATGCTCACTTTAAATCCTTATAATTTAGGACTTCCACCATCATATGCTGATGTTTTAGTTAATCCTGATGAAGAGATTGAAATATCTGGAATAAAAATAAAATTTCACCATTTTCCAGGACATACTCCTGGATGCAGTGTAATTGAAATAGAGAAAACTTTATTTAGTGGAGATTTTATATTCAAAGGAACCATTGGTAGATTCGACTTTCCTATGTCAAATGCAAAAGATATGAAAAGTAGTATTAAAAAGATATTATCTTGGGAAGATAACTTCGTAATTTATCCAGGACATGGAGATAAAACTAGTTTAAAAAGTGAATTTCATACATTAAAAAATTGGGAACAGCATATATGACAAATGAAACAATAAAGAATCTTTTATCTTTAAATTATTCAATATTAAATAGTAACAATAGAAATATATTTGATACTTTTTTTGATTTTTTAAAAGATAATTTTTTTATTGATGCAATTAAAATTTTAGTTAAAAAAAATGGTAACTCTGAAATTGTTTTTGATAATTCAGATGAAAACTCTCAACTTTTTTATACAAAAAAAGTAAGAACAAATGGTGAATTTGAAATAATTTTTGGTTTAATTTTTAAAGATCAATCAAAATTAAAAGAAATGAAATCTAAATATTCATTACAAATTGATTTGGTTTTAAACAATTTATCAAATATTTTATATATTAAATATGTAGAAAAAGAGTTGCTAAATGCAATAATAATTGATAAATTAACTGGTTGTTATACAAGAAATTATCTTAATAATATAATTAAACCTATATTTTCTTTGGCTACTAGAGAAAATAAAAAAGTTGCTTTTCTTAATATTGGAATTGACCATTTTAAAGCTGTTCTTGATGAATTTGATTACAATATTGGAGATAAAGTTATAAAAAAACTATCTTTAGTTATTAAAAATTGTATAAGAGAATCTGATTTTGTAATAAGAA is a genomic window containing:
- a CDS encoding SLAC1 anion channel family protein, which translates into the protein MQQERIKSIPSNRLQFFPIMMFAIVMGMGGLTLVFQKLSLISNFSSYFSKISLLLTTVLFSIIAISYLLKIIFYKEEVKKELKHPIRINFFAAFSISILILSASFREYDIDTSKILFYFGALFHIYFTYYTIRFWINNSLEIVHSNPAWFIPIVGNLIIPIAGVNFFNNQILIFYFSIGLFFWLVLFSIILNRIMFHQPFAAKFMPTMFILIAPPSIGFISYIKLTNSLDFFAQILFSLGLFFTILVAFMYKNFLKIRFFISWWAFTFPMAAVTLSTLLMYELTNNEIFIYLSYFLSTITTFIVVLVAFSTIKYISKKEICIME
- a CDS encoding malate dehydrogenase: MIKSKKMINLKDENISYVLNNETIRLLNFNQNSMFLEVAIFNKDTFIRNSKIPFAQLPKKLKAKLNPK
- a CDS encoding dUTP diphosphatase; the encoded protein is MSFREFKIAIKSIGFSSLEEFLNFTKIDHNDALAWENKDEVPYYVTLILHTLKTYERGVSSDSVLNSLIDDCIPLASLLEEASSFPSKLEEMFLLQKKLNDSTNGNNWELGVNKFNKEIDWLRCIHMEAAELIDSTPWKHWKSINAEPDYNNIQVELVDIWHFLMSYILQETNVPKAVSLASSHCIYEANQEIDIKILIKEVEKLSYLALAISTKNMPSFSGIERFLEQFFIVCKRAGLSFVWLQKLYIGKNCLNQFRQDNGYKEGTYIKNWNEKEDNVVMLELLKNLESVNFDSLYKELQIEYKKI
- a CDS encoding uracil-DNA glycosylase, giving the protein MQKRVVCQKCIHYFVTWEQNKPHGCKAYGFKSQVLPSIVVKNSSQDDCNLFVKKNFESRS
- the recR gene encoding recombination mediator RecR, translated to MNRGLEKFYELVEAFEALPTIGKKSALRLAYHIVMNDNYCGIKLSHSIENALRTIKKCKKCSSISENEICEYCLDDSRDSTKLCIVQSAKDIFVIEDSKEFDGKYFVIDELEQSAILKLHEFIKDNSVKNILFAITPSIANDAFILYIEDKLKGYDIRFTKIAQGVPTGVSLENVDLLSLSKAIQSKVEV
- the dnaJ gene encoding molecular chaperone DnaJ; the encoded protein is MIEIDYYELLEVQKTSDKTTIKKAYRKLAMQYHPDKNPDNKEAEEKFKAINEAYQVLSDDEKRSIYDRYGKAGLEGQGASRGGFGGFDDLGSIFEEMFGFGGRSHSKKERKTYNYNLDTAIEVKLEFNEAIFGCNKEIKYKYKTACKPCKGTGAKDGKLENCKTCGGVGQVHSRQGFMTFAQTCPHCEGSGKAAASSCNSCRGLGYEEIQDSFKVDIPEGVNDGMRIRVSNKGNIAPNGERGDLYLQTKVKEDSHFVRHDDDIYYEAPIFFTQVALGAKIKIPSLRGELELEIPKNAQDKQQFTFRNEGVKNVQGYGKGDLIVQIKIEYPKSLNSEQKELLTKLQESFGVESTPHTTKFEGMFDKIKNWFN
- a CDS encoding ferritin-like domain-containing protein, which produces MLFFKSLEEVLFCTNPTVKIDKFRILYNNFNSNKIIFEEKYEIKEQKEPSYISFLNVKKPTELPEIKNFNTDLGKKYLLHTILHIEYSAIDLALDAAYRFINLPHKYYKDWLEVADDEIRHFLMLEELLKELGGYYGEFEVHKNLFEAMEKTPDFLSRMACVPRYLEANGLDQNPKIMQKLNSNNDVFNKKIIKALEVILEEEIEHVKKGDNWFKYECERLSLEPEKTYFEAIERVFPGSTKRKMDINFEMRKEAGFSCDELKFLSKKEDCN
- a CDS encoding MBL fold metallo-hydrolase — translated: MQIKYHPMGDYGTNCYIVTIDNKDIIIDPGVGASAWVKKNVTNPIAILNTHGHFDHIWSNQELKEFFNIKLYTPKDDEFMLTLNPYNLGLPPSYADVLVNPDEEIEISGIKIKFHHFPGHTPGCSVIEIEKTLFSGDFIFKGTIGRFDFPMSNAKDMKSSIKKILSWEDNFVIYPGHGDKTSLKSEFHTLKNWEQHI
- a CDS encoding GGDEF domain-containing protein, with protein sequence MTNETIKNLLSLNYSILNSNNRNIFDTFFDFLKDNFFIDAIKILVKKNGNSEIVFDNSDENSQLFYTKKVRTNGEFEIIFGLIFKDQSKLKEMKSKYSLQIDLVLNNLSNILYIKYVEKELLNAIIIDKLTGCYTRNYLNNIIKPIFSLATRENKKVAFLNIGIDHFKAVLDEFDYNIGDKVIKKLSLVIKNCIRESDFVIRMSNDTFLVILQNIKDEENAILVANKIINKFKDEKVIVNETTGQVLMKTICAGISYFPKDGKDIVTIVKKADIAVREAKNHGRSRAFVFSEEETSKIELF